One window of Ignavibacteriales bacterium genomic DNA carries:
- a CDS encoding B12-binding domain-containing radical SAM protein yields the protein MKKVLFTHSYFYKFDEKQWNTHQPYPPLGTIYAAAVMREAGYNVSLFDTALIDSPELIIPVIKKDRPDYLVIYDDGFNYLTKMCLTNMREAAFRIAEIAKQNGIVVIESSSDAADHYDKYLDRNVDFVVIGEGELTLKELINKLDKNEIDFENINGLAFRKDGKTIRSNPRQIIRELDSLPMAAWDLINIDEYKNIWLAHKKYFSLNIATTRGCPFKCNWCAKPIYGNRYNVRSPKNVVDEIQFLQKSFGVNHFWMCDDIFGLKPGWVHEFRDIIKQRNLNFKYKIQSRVDLLLQEDTIEALAESGAETVWVGAESGSQKILDAMDKGTAVEQIFKVTELLKKSKIRVAFFLQFGYPGETKEDINKTIEMVLKLMPDEIGISVSYPLPGTIFYENVKDQLGHKSNWTDSDELALMFRSTFPPAYYKKLHRYVHKVYRKHAGVESIKNILLNPFSISFKLLRAALLTFYYVPASILDSFQLKKLEIAE from the coding sequence ATGAAAAAAGTTCTTTTTACACATTCCTATTTTTATAAGTTTGATGAAAAGCAGTGGAATACTCATCAGCCTTATCCGCCGCTTGGAACAATCTATGCTGCAGCAGTGATGCGTGAGGCTGGATATAATGTTTCTTTGTTTGATACTGCACTCATTGATTCCCCTGAATTGATTATCCCAGTCATAAAAAAAGATAGACCCGATTATTTAGTTATTTACGACGATGGATTTAATTATCTGACCAAAATGTGTTTAACTAATATGCGCGAGGCTGCATTCCGCATTGCAGAAATTGCAAAACAAAATGGTATTGTTGTAATTGAATCAAGTTCCGATGCCGCTGATCACTATGATAAGTATTTAGACCGTAATGTTGATTTTGTTGTCATTGGTGAAGGCGAATTAACACTTAAAGAATTAATTAATAAACTAGATAAAAACGAAATTGATTTTGAAAATATTAATGGTCTTGCATTTCGTAAAGATGGAAAAACAATTAGAAGCAATCCACGCCAAATTATTAGAGAGCTCGATTCGTTGCCAATGGCAGCCTGGGATTTGATTAACATTGACGAGTATAAAAATATTTGGTTAGCACATAAAAAATATTTTTCACTAAATATTGCAACAACGCGCGGCTGCCCTTTTAAGTGCAACTGGTGTGCAAAACCCATTTATGGGAATCGGTATAACGTACGTTCACCAAAAAATGTTGTTGATGAAATTCAGTTTCTTCAAAAATCTTTTGGTGTAAATCATTTTTGGATGTGTGATGATATTTTTGGATTAAAACCCGGATGGGTTCATGAGTTTAGAGATATTATAAAACAGCGTAATTTAAATTTTAAGTATAAAATTCAATCACGTGTTGATTTGCTCCTACAAGAAGATACAATTGAAGCTCTTGCTGAATCAGGTGCAGAAACTGTTTGGGTTGGGGCAGAATCAGGTTCTCAAAAAATATTAGATGCAATGGATAAAGGAACTGCAGTTGAACAAATATTTAAAGTAACAGAGCTTCTGAAGAAAAGCAAAATCCGTGTTGCATTTTTTCTTCAGTTTGGGTACCCTGGAGAGACAAAAGAGGATATTAATAAAACTATAGAAATGGTCTTGAAACTTATGCCTGATGAAATTGGGATTTCAGTTTCATATCCATTGCCGGGAACAATATTTTATGAAAATGTTAAAGATCAATTAGGGCATAAATCCAACTGGACGGATTCTGATGAACTTGCATTAATGTTCAGAAGTACTTTTCCGCCTGCGTACTATAAAAAGTTACATCGATATGTTCATAAAGTTTACAGAAAGCACGCAGGAGTTGAATCGATTAAAAACATTTTACTAAATCCATTTTCAATAAGTTTTAAACTTCTACGCGCTGCATTATTAACTTTCTATTACGTTCCTGCTTCAATATTAGATTCATTTCAATTAAAGAAATTGGAAATCGCAGAATGA
- a CDS encoding class I SAM-dependent methyltransferase has protein sequence MIFALFDSVAQEYDDTFTNTAIGKLQRERVWNYLEATLPNTSINILELSSGTGEDAIWFANKGHTILATDISEQMISIVKKKIKRLNLTNNIDAERLDINQIDKLSTSNKFDLVFSNFGGLNCLTEDELSLLSNKIRNILKPNGKFISIVMPDFCMIESIYFLFILKFKLIFRRKRMQQVKINDSIIDTYYHHPKDFFKFFRNDFTVNNKIGIGLFIPPSYLNNFFKNKLNTLNILNKLENIFGNNDFAASLSDHYLIDLNIKQ, from the coding sequence ATGATCTTTGCGTTGTTTGATTCGGTTGCACAGGAGTACGACGATACTTTTACAAACACTGCAATTGGGAAATTACAAAGAGAACGGGTTTGGAATTATTTAGAAGCGACTCTTCCAAATACTTCAATAAATATTTTGGAATTAAGTAGCGGAACCGGAGAAGATGCCATTTGGTTTGCTAATAAAGGACATACAATTTTAGCAACAGATATTTCTGAACAAATGATTTCTATTGTTAAAAAGAAAATTAAAAGATTGAATTTAACAAATAATATTGATGCCGAGCGATTAGACATTAATCAGATTGATAAATTATCAACTTCAAATAAATTTGATTTAGTATTCTCAAACTTCGGTGGATTGAATTGTTTAACAGAAGATGAATTGAGTTTACTATCAAACAAGATTAGGAACATCCTTAAACCGAACGGTAAATTTATTTCTATTGTAATGCCTGATTTTTGTATGATTGAATCCATATATTTTTTATTCATACTAAAGTTCAAACTTATTTTTAGAAGAAAGAGAATGCAGCAAGTAAAGATTAATGATTCGATTATAGATACTTATTATCATCATCCAAAAGATTTTTTTAAGTTTTTTAGAAATGATTTTACTGTGAACAATAAAATTGGAATTGGATTGTTTATTCCGCCATCTTATTTAAATAACTTTTTTAAAAATAAACTTAATACTTTAAATATTTTAAATAAATTAGAAAACATCTTTGGCAACAATGACTTTGCAGCATCATTATCTGACCACTACTTAATTGATCTAAATATTAAACAATGA
- a CDS encoding radical SAM protein: MKILLTHGYFLNDDPNEKIIMKPYVPLGMLYISAYLERKGFSNEVFDTTFSSLKELQNYLLKVKPNVIAIYVNLMTKLNVLEIIKFSKSNLNQAKIILGGPEIKYNANDFLKFGADYLVIGEGEETSFELIKALNENRFDDIININGLGFSENNKIIFTEERSKLKEIDSLPFPNRDKVNLKLYLDAWKERHGENAISVSTMRGCPYTCKWCSRAVYGLSYRRRSPKNVCDELEIIQNEYDPDTLWFVDDVFTISHKWLSEFKDLLIERNLKIKYECITRADRLNENVINDLKASGCFRVWIGAESGSQKVIDLMDRRVDINQVREMIKLAQKYDIQAGTFIMIGYPGETEDDIEETIKHLKESNPEYFTITVAYPIKGTELFAEIEASQTNNFKWDKNSDRDRDFKRAYNRKYYDFAVRRVTNEVNFHKMIMNKNFLSKYLLSFKIKSLAAKAGMIFYRLAGN; the protein is encoded by the coding sequence ATGAAAATCCTTTTAACACATGGCTATTTCCTAAATGATGACCCGAATGAGAAAATCATAATGAAGCCGTACGTTCCCCTGGGAATGCTTTATATATCAGCCTATTTAGAGCGCAAAGGATTTTCTAATGAAGTATTTGATACAACTTTTTCGTCATTAAAAGAATTGCAGAATTATTTACTAAAGGTAAAGCCCAACGTTATTGCTATCTACGTTAACCTGATGACAAAGTTGAATGTTTTAGAAATTATTAAGTTTTCTAAATCCAACCTAAATCAAGCGAAAATTATTTTAGGTGGACCCGAAATAAAATATAACGCGAATGATTTTCTAAAATTTGGAGCTGATTATCTTGTTATTGGCGAAGGCGAGGAAACATCTTTTGAATTAATAAAGGCTTTGAATGAAAATCGTTTTGATGATATTATAAATATTAATGGGCTTGGATTTTCAGAAAACAACAAAATTATTTTTACTGAAGAACGGTCAAAACTAAAAGAAATTGATTCGCTTCCATTTCCAAATAGAGATAAAGTAAATTTAAAACTTTATTTAGATGCATGGAAAGAACGGCATGGTGAAAATGCAATTTCAGTCAGCACAATGCGTGGTTGTCCTTACACTTGTAAATGGTGCAGTCGTGCTGTTTATGGCTTAAGCTATAGGCGGCGCTCACCGAAAAATGTTTGCGATGAACTTGAAATAATTCAAAATGAATATGATCCAGATACATTATGGTTTGTTGATGATGTATTTACAATTTCGCATAAATGGTTAAGTGAGTTTAAAGATCTTTTAATTGAACGGAACTTAAAAATAAAATACGAATGTATTACTCGGGCTGATAGATTAAACGAAAATGTTATTAACGATTTAAAAGCATCCGGCTGTTTTAGAGTTTGGATTGGCGCTGAAAGCGGTTCACAGAAAGTTATTGATTTAATGGATCGACGGGTTGATATTAACCAAGTTAGAGAAATGATTAAGTTGGCACAAAAATATGACATACAAGCAGGTACATTCATAATGATTGGTTATCCCGGTGAAACTGAAGATGATATTGAAGAAACAATTAAACATTTAAAAGAATCAAATCCCGAATATTTTACAATTACAGTCGCGTACCCAATTAAAGGCACTGAACTTTTTGCAGAAATTGAGGCTTCACAAACAAATAATTTTAAATGGGATAAAAATTCTGACCGCGATAGAGATTTTAAACGTGCTTACAACAGAAAGTATTATGATTTTGCAGTTCGAAGAGTTACCAATGAAGTAAATTTTCATAAAATGATTATGAATAAAAATTTTCTATCTAAATACTTATTATCGTTTAAAATAAAATCATTAGCTGCAAAAGCAGGAATGATATTTTACAGACTTGCAGGAAATTAA